The Cytobacillus oceanisediminis genomic interval GATCGCCTGCCTGCTTTCCTTCCCCTCTCGTATCGGGGCAAGATTCAAAACAGAAACAGGTATTTGTATATTTGTCATTTTATTATCTCCTTCTTGAAGAATTGATTTTATTTTAACAACCGAAATAAATTTAGGAAAATATAATGCTTAGTGTGAGCAAAATTATAGCGGAGAATTTATTAAGATTTAAAATTAAAGAGGTTATGAGCGGAAATTCTTAGTTATGAGCGATTTTCTTCGTTTTATGAGCGAAAACCTTATTTTATGAGCGAAATCGTTTTGATGTCCAACATCAGCTTTTACCCAAACCTAAGTATGAAAAAACCAGCCCCCTTAGGGACTGGTTCTCAGCTCACTCTTAACGGCTCTTCGTTTTCAGCACAATCACTATTCTTTGCAGGTTTCTTTTTACTCAAAGCCAGCAGCATAATCATGCCAAAGATGCAGGCTGTACCCGCCCATTGGAACATGCCGAATGGTTCATTCAGCCAGATAACAGTAGTAAATACTGCCGCGAGGGGCTCCAGGCTGCTTAAAAGACTGGTTTCCGTTGGAGAAAGGGTTTGGAGACTTTCAATATAGAACCAGAATGCAAGCATTGTTCCAAAAATAATAACAAAAATCAAATACAGGTATGCTTCAGCCGTTAAGCTGCCGAAATCCATTTGCCAAGGGGGATGGATGAAACTCAATGCAGATCCGCCAATGACCATCGCCCATCCAACCACCACAAGGGAATCATATTCCTTCAGCAGCGGGACAGCATATAAAGTATAAAATGCGAGTGCCACACCAGATAGAACTCCCCATACAATTGCAGGTGCCGGTACGGACAGCTGAGAAACAGAACCGTTGGTCAAAAGAAAGAAGCATCCTGCCAGGGCAAGGGAAACTGTTACAAAATCCTGTCTTGAAAATACCGATTGTTTCCGTAAAACCAGGTAAATAATAATCATAGCCGGTGCCAGATATTGAAGCAATGTGGCAACAGCCGCATTGCCATGATGAATGGAAGCCATATAGGTATACTGCACGGCTAGCATGCCTGCCAGGCCAAAAATCAAGAGCATGATGGCTGCCCTTTTATTCTTCCAGACTCCAAATACCTGAGAGCGGTCTTTCAGCAGAAATTGAACGGCTAACAGAAGAACACCTGCTGTCAGAAGCCGGACAGTGACAAGCCAATCAACAGAGATTCCAAATTCCTGAAAAAGCTTTTGGGCAACTGTTCCGCCTATACCCCAAAATGAAGCTCCAAAAATAACAAGCAATAAACCCGTGCTCCTTGAACGTCCATTCATGTTAAATTCCACCTTAAATATAATAATAGTGTTATAATAATTCAAATCCTGTGATAAAAATAGCAAAATAGAATAAAAAAATATAACTATATTGAGGTGGCTTTTTTTGCAGATTAAAGATTTTAAAGTGGATGAAAGCCTGAAAGAGCTGACGAGCCACAGGACGGTGGTGATGCCTGTGGCCTGCTACGAAACGAAAATTGCAGATAATATCCATGGCATAATCCCTTTGCACTGGCATGAGGAAATTCAATTTATCCTGTCAGTAAAAGGCGAAGCTATTGTCCAAATCAATGAGGAAAAATTGGCAGTTAAAGAAGGTGAGGGCATTTTCATCAATAGCGGCTGTCTCCATTCGGCCGAGGATTTAAACGGAGATTGCGTTTATATTTGTTTAAATGTTTCCCCTCATTTCCTGCTTCCCCAGGAATTATACAGCAGCTATATTTATCCATATATATCAGCAACAAATCTTCCATACATAATCCTGAACCGCAGGGAGGATTGGGGAAAAAGCATATTAGAAAGCATCATGGAAATCAAGAAATTAATTAATGACAATCCTCCATTTTACGAGATTAACATAACCAGTCTGCTGACATTCATTTGGCAGCAGTTAATCAGGAACGGATTCCAATTGGAATACAGCCAGACTGAAGTTGAAAAGCATATGCGGATGAAGGAAATGCTGAATTGGATTCATCAGCATTCCGCTGAAAAAGTTACTCTTGCTGATATTGCCAAAGCCGGCAGGCTGAGTAATTCTGAATGCTGCAGATATTTTAAAAAAATCTTAAAGACGACACCAATTAACTACTTGATTCATTATCGCATACAAAAAAGTCTCCCCCTGCTACAAGAAAGAGACTCGAATGTCACAGAAGTTGCCTTTAAAGTAGGATTCAACAGCAGCAGTTACTTTATTGAAAAATTCCGCAAGTCTATGAATATGACACCTTTAGCGTATAAAAAGAATCGAAATTAATTGCAGCACATTAGGAAATTGCCATTGATTGTCCGAACTGTTCCTGGCCATGGGATGAAATGTATGTGTTTATATCTATAGTCCGGCTGTCTATATTCAGAAAATACTCTTTCAGGTTTCCCTGAAAAACAACATGGAAATCTTCCATTTCCATAAACTCATGCGGTATAACAAGTGAGGGCGGTTTAGTAAAATGGACAATTTCACTCCTCTGTAAGACAGTTGCTACAAATTGAGAGCAGAAAAAAGCATTATTTCTTGAGAGTTGTTTATTAAACATGATCGCAAATAGCCCCAGCAGATTATAGCCGTAAACGTCTTTTTCTGATTCTATCTTGTTTATGAATGCTCTAAGCTTGTTCT includes:
- a CDS encoding EamA family transporter, coding for MNGRSRSTGLLLVIFGASFWGIGGTVAQKLFQEFGISVDWLVTVRLLTAGVLLLAVQFLLKDRSQVFGVWKNKRAAIMLLIFGLAGMLAVQYTYMASIHHGNAAVATLLQYLAPAMIIIYLVLRKQSVFSRQDFVTVSLALAGCFFLLTNGSVSQLSVPAPAIVWGVLSGVALAFYTLYAVPLLKEYDSLVVVGWAMVIGGSALSFIHPPWQMDFGSLTAEAYLYLIFVIIFGTMLAFWFYIESLQTLSPTETSLLSSLEPLAAVFTTVIWLNEPFGMFQWAGTACIFGMIMLLALSKKKPAKNSDCAENEEPLRVS
- a CDS encoding AraC family transcriptional regulator, coding for MQIKDFKVDESLKELTSHRTVVMPVACYETKIADNIHGIIPLHWHEEIQFILSVKGEAIVQINEEKLAVKEGEGIFINSGCLHSAEDLNGDCVYICLNVSPHFLLPQELYSSYIYPYISATNLPYIILNRREDWGKSILESIMEIKKLINDNPPFYEINITSLLTFIWQQLIRNGFQLEYSQTEVEKHMRMKEMLNWIHQHSAEKVTLADIAKAGRLSNSECCRYFKKILKTTPINYLIHYRIQKSLPLLQERDSNVTEVAFKVGFNSSSYFIEKFRKSMNMTPLAYKKNRN